One region of Roseimicrobium gellanilyticum genomic DNA includes:
- a CDS encoding TetR/AcrR family transcriptional regulator: MNAKRKTSPTARKSVAKAVARKGGAGVAARASARPAEAAPPDNSDSHPARQRIIEGARQHFFAHGFRGVTMDDLAQELAMSKKTLYAHFSSKLELVEAVMRDKLKRVMTDLERITGDVSRDFPSALHDLLACMQEHTREITPPFVRDVKREAPQLFAIVEQGRREMIARHFGRLFAQGKKEGRVRKDVPLELIVEILLAATTAIVNPTKITELGLTPREGYLGIVTVVLEGALMPEGRGS; encoded by the coding sequence ATGAATGCGAAGCGAAAGACCAGCCCCACCGCTCGCAAGAGCGTGGCCAAGGCGGTAGCCAGGAAAGGCGGCGCAGGTGTTGCTGCGAGAGCGAGCGCTCGTCCTGCGGAGGCTGCCCCACCCGACAATTCTGACTCACATCCCGCACGCCAGCGCATCATCGAAGGTGCACGGCAGCATTTCTTTGCCCACGGATTCCGGGGCGTGACGATGGACGACCTCGCGCAGGAACTCGCCATGAGCAAGAAGACGCTCTACGCCCACTTCAGCAGCAAGCTGGAACTCGTGGAGGCCGTGATGCGGGACAAGCTGAAGCGGGTGATGACCGATCTGGAGCGGATCACAGGAGATGTATCGCGAGATTTTCCATCGGCGCTGCACGACCTTCTGGCTTGCATGCAGGAGCACACGCGGGAGATCACGCCGCCCTTCGTGCGGGATGTGAAACGTGAGGCGCCGCAGCTCTTCGCCATCGTGGAGCAGGGGAGGCGGGAGATGATTGCCCGCCACTTCGGCAGGCTGTTCGCCCAGGGGAAGAAGGAGGGCCGCGTGCGCAAGGATGTGCCGCTGGAACTCATCGTGGAAATCCTGCTCGCGGCTACCACGGCGATTGTGAACCCCACGAAGATCACGGAGCTGGGCCTCACGCCGCGTGAGGGCTACCTGGGCATCGTGACCGTGGTGCTGGAGGGCGCACTGATGCCGGAAGGGAGGGGGAGCTGA
- a CDS encoding HlyD family secretion protein, giving the protein MNHHTLSGGLRLMLVATFLAGLTGCERSNSGIIQGYVEGEYVYVASPLAGQLQKLHVKRGDQVKEGAMLFELDNIPEKAAVEEAERRLNQSKATVEDMKKGRRPTEMAAIEAQLGQMKAALTYSETEMKRQRQLAGTGATSKEDLDRAVNLYDQNRHRVAELDAELQTAKLGQREDQIMAAEADMKARAATLEKAKWDLAQKQQTAAKSGVVFDTLYREGEWVAAGRPVVALLPPPNVKVRAFVPEPEIGSVHQGDKMEVTLDGASAPVVGTVSFVSPEAEYTPPVIYSRESRSKLVFMIELTFDPEVAAKLHPGQPVDVRRK; this is encoded by the coding sequence ATGAACCATCACACTCTATCAGGTGGCTTGCGGCTGATGCTTGTGGCCACGTTTCTCGCCGGCCTGACAGGTTGTGAGCGCAGCAACTCCGGCATCATCCAGGGGTACGTGGAGGGTGAGTACGTGTATGTGGCCTCGCCGCTCGCGGGCCAACTGCAGAAGCTGCACGTGAAGCGCGGCGATCAGGTGAAGGAGGGCGCGATGCTCTTCGAACTGGACAACATTCCCGAGAAGGCCGCGGTGGAAGAAGCGGAGCGCCGGCTGAACCAGTCCAAGGCCACGGTGGAAGACATGAAGAAGGGACGCCGCCCCACGGAGATGGCGGCCATCGAAGCGCAGCTCGGGCAGATGAAGGCCGCGCTGACCTATTCCGAGACCGAGATGAAGCGGCAAAGGCAACTCGCTGGCACCGGGGCCACCTCCAAGGAGGACCTGGACCGTGCGGTGAACCTGTATGACCAGAACAGGCACCGCGTGGCGGAACTGGATGCGGAACTGCAAACGGCAAAGCTCGGCCAGCGAGAGGACCAAATCATGGCTGCGGAGGCAGACATGAAGGCCCGCGCCGCGACGCTGGAAAAGGCGAAGTGGGACCTCGCGCAGAAACAGCAGACCGCCGCGAAGAGTGGTGTGGTCTTTGATACGCTGTATCGCGAAGGCGAATGGGTCGCGGCGGGCAGGCCGGTGGTGGCGCTGCTGCCACCGCCGAATGTGAAGGTGCGCGCCTTCGTGCCGGAGCCGGAGATTGGCAGCGTACATCAGGGGGACAAGATGGAGGTCACGCTCGATGGAGCGAGCGCTCCCGTGGTGGGCACGGTGAGCTTCGTCTCGCCGGAGGCAGAGTACACGCCGCCGGTGATCTACAGTCGCGAGAGTCGCAGCAAGCTGGTCTTCATGATCGAGCTGACTTTCGACCCGGAGGTGGCGGCGAAGCTGCACCCGGGCCAGCCGGTGGATGTGCGTCGCAAGTAA
- a CDS encoding ABC transporter ATP-binding protein, producing the protein MPEKEELIIDVEGVTKRFGERTVVNDIGLQVKRGEIYGFLGPNGSGKTTFIRMLCGLLKADGGSGTCLGYDIITQSAEIKKHVGYMTQRFSFYEDLSIAENLDFVARMYAVPNRKDAVRQSIEELGLAGREKQLAGQLSGGWKQRLALAACLIHNPNLLLLDEPTAGVDPKARRDFWERIHQLSHKGLTFLITTHYMDEAEQCDRLAYIAYGNLLTNGTVPEVIDQAGITTWSVRGKGLIALAEDIRGKDGIGQAVAFGTSLHVSGTDAAALEKAIAPYRKDGLQWEKIRPGLEDVFIHLMEHSKDNFAKQ; encoded by the coding sequence ATGCCGGAGAAGGAAGAACTCATCATCGATGTGGAAGGCGTCACGAAGCGCTTCGGCGAGCGCACCGTGGTGAATGACATCGGCCTGCAGGTGAAGCGTGGTGAGATCTACGGATTCCTCGGCCCGAACGGCAGTGGCAAGACCACCTTCATCCGCATGCTGTGCGGCCTGCTGAAGGCGGATGGCGGCAGCGGCACGTGCCTGGGGTATGACATAATCACCCAGAGCGCGGAGATCAAGAAGCACGTGGGCTACATGACGCAGCGCTTCAGTTTTTACGAGGACCTGAGCATCGCGGAGAATCTGGACTTCGTGGCGCGCATGTATGCGGTGCCGAATCGGAAGGATGCTGTGCGGCAGAGCATCGAGGAGCTCGGTCTCGCGGGTCGTGAGAAACAACTCGCCGGGCAGCTCTCCGGCGGATGGAAGCAGCGCCTCGCGCTGGCTGCTTGCCTCATTCACAATCCCAATCTTTTGCTGCTGGATGAACCCACCGCCGGGGTGGACCCGAAGGCACGTCGCGATTTCTGGGAGCGCATCCACCAGCTCTCGCACAAGGGGCTCACCTTTCTCATCACCACGCACTACATGGATGAAGCGGAGCAGTGCGACCGTCTGGCGTACATCGCCTATGGGAACCTGCTCACGAATGGCACCGTGCCGGAGGTGATTGATCAGGCAGGCATCACCACGTGGTCGGTGCGCGGAAAGGGACTCATTGCCCTCGCGGAAGACATTCGCGGGAAGGATGGCATCGGCCAGGCGGTTGCGTTTGGCACCTCCCTACATGTGAGCGGCACGGATGCGGCTGCGCTGGAGAAGGCCATCGCGCCCTACCGGAAGGATGGATTGCAGTGGGAGAAGATTCGCCCGGGGTTGGAGGATGTATTCATCCACCTCATGGAGCACTCGAAGGACAACTTCGCGAAGCAGTGA